In a single window of the Elaeis guineensis isolate ETL-2024a chromosome 4, EG11, whole genome shotgun sequence genome:
- the LOC105043567 gene encoding uncharacterized protein isoform X1, which produces MAPSSKLKQSSIDSFLRSKQTTSIPPLTPQPATAAASEYERIRQETIRRNQEFLQKLGIAAPKNPTPLPPKRTPKPHPSPAPSPSLRRSTRKRPFPAPSSSDDGADADADPAAPPDPSEPSFVDSSVFRYACDASDDSSVLSSKVHPSSSSIMGFRTVGKAFRDPSLAKIYSIDVCFLNKNRFLLAACGHGGFLSVYGGGGGEDGCDGDVEGEEKGERVEPLLSWKGSWSWISGVNFVEDNPMLMVSSSNDGFVVVWDITKQPALSSSCSPPVVAKLMELHAGGIFAMDRLGCSIATASKDSSVGISRLTPAGKLVAERKVTSHHSGVIRGVCFGDDVNKLADCGADGCICVLDTRLPEPCALTIKSEHSTGINTVEWCTRKSLLLSASKDPTLHLYDVRNSAGPVLKLEGHVESTTRSCYQIYRPCFVEGGKTIATPGQGSRKISLYDVDSGTMISQGMIGYDANLVVFTDGEEHPRLWSAGRQINQLCPLTV; this is translated from the exons ATGGCCCCTAGCTCTAAACTGAAGCAATCATCTATAGACTCCTTCCTTCGCTCCAAACAAACCACCTCTATTCCTCCACTCACCCCCCAACCCGCCACCGCTGCCGCCTCAGAGTACGAGCGAATCCGGCAGGAGACCATCCGCCGGAACCAAGAATTCCTCCAGAAGCTCGGTATCGCGGCCCCCAAAAACCCAACTCCCCTACCCCCCAAACGAACCCCCAAACCCCATCCTTCCCCCGCCCCCTCGCCCTCCCTGCGCCGCAGCACCAGAAAACGCCCTTTCCCGGCCCCCTCCTCCTCTGATGACGGCGCCGACGCCGACGCCGACCCCGCAGCCCCGCCCGATCCTTCCGAGCCCAGCTTCGTCGATTCCTCTGTCTTCCGTTATGCCTGCGATGCCTCCGATGACTCCTCTGTCCTTTCATCTAAAGTTCACCCATCGTCTTCTTCTATTATGGGTTTCAGAACTGTCGGTAAGGCGTTCCGTGATCCCTCGCTTGCCAAGATTTACTCCATTGATGTGTGCTTCTTGAATAAAAATCGGTTCTTGCTCGCCGCTTGTGGCCATGGGGGCTTTTTGTCGGtctacggaggaggaggaggagaggatggTTGTGATGGAGACGTTGAAGGGGAAGAGAAAGGCGAAAGGGTAGAGCCGCTTCTGAGCTGGAAGGGCAGCTGGAGCTGGATATCGGGGGTGAACTTTGTCGAGGATAATCCGATGTTGATGGTCTCGAGTTCGAATGATGGGTTTGTTGTCGTTTGGGATATCACAAAGCAGCCAGCTTTGTCATCATCTTGCTCCCCTCCTGTTGTTGCCAAATTGATGGAGCTGCATGCGGGTGGGATCTTTGCCATGGACCGACTGGGTTGCTCGATTGCCACAGCTTCCAAGGACTCTTCTGTGGGAATTTCCAGGCTCACACCAGCAGGGAAGCTCGTGGCAGAGCGAAAAGTTACCAGCCATCACTCGGGAGTGATTAGGGGTGTTTGTTTTGG AGATGATGTGAATAAACTTGCCGATTGTGGAGCTGATGGTTGCATCTGTGTCCTTGATACAAGGTTGCCAGAACCTTGTGCTCTTACCATTAAATCGGAGCACTCAACAGGCATCAACACTGTGGAGTGGTGTACAAGAAAGTCTCTACTTCTTTCTGCTAGTAAAGATCCAACATTGCATCTTTATGATGTTAGAAACTCTGCTGGACCAGTTCTTAAACTTGAAGGCCATGTTGAGTCAACTACTAGAAGTTGTTACCAAATTTATAGACCCTGTTTTGTAGAAGGTGGGAAGACAATAGCTACACCTGGGCAAGGATCGAGAAAGATATCTTTGTATGATGTTGACAGTGGAACAATGATAAGCCAGGGGATGATTGGGTATGATGCTAATTTGGTTGTTTTTACAGACGGTGAAGAACATCCAAGACTTTGGTCAGCAGGAAGGCAAATAAACCAATTATGCCCATTGACAGTTTGA
- the LOC105043567 gene encoding uncharacterized protein isoform X2, translating to MAPSSKLKQSSIDSFLRSKQTTSIPPLTPQPATAAASEYERIRQETIRRNQEFLQKLGIAAPKNPTPLPPKRTPKPHPSPAPSPSLRRSTRKRPFPAPSSSDDGADADADPAAPPDPSEPSFVDSSVFRYACDASDDSSVLSSKVHPSSSSIMGFRTVGKAFRDPSLAKIYSIDVCFLNKNRFLLAACGHGGFLSVYGGGGGEDGCDGDVEGEEKGERVEPLLSWKGSWSWISGVNFVEDNPMLMVSSSNDGFVVVWDITKQPALSSSCSPPVVAKLMELHAGGIFAMDRLGCSIATASKDSSVGISRLTPAGKLVAERKVTSHHSGVIRGVCFGLPEPCALTIKSEHSTGINTVEWCTRKSLLLSASKDPTLHLYDVRNSAGPVLKLEGHVESTTRSCYQIYRPCFVEGGKTIATPGQGSRKISLYDVDSGTMISQGMIGYDANLVVFTDGEEHPRLWSAGRQINQLCPLTV from the exons ATGGCCCCTAGCTCTAAACTGAAGCAATCATCTATAGACTCCTTCCTTCGCTCCAAACAAACCACCTCTATTCCTCCACTCACCCCCCAACCCGCCACCGCTGCCGCCTCAGAGTACGAGCGAATCCGGCAGGAGACCATCCGCCGGAACCAAGAATTCCTCCAGAAGCTCGGTATCGCGGCCCCCAAAAACCCAACTCCCCTACCCCCCAAACGAACCCCCAAACCCCATCCTTCCCCCGCCCCCTCGCCCTCCCTGCGCCGCAGCACCAGAAAACGCCCTTTCCCGGCCCCCTCCTCCTCTGATGACGGCGCCGACGCCGACGCCGACCCCGCAGCCCCGCCCGATCCTTCCGAGCCCAGCTTCGTCGATTCCTCTGTCTTCCGTTATGCCTGCGATGCCTCCGATGACTCCTCTGTCCTTTCATCTAAAGTTCACCCATCGTCTTCTTCTATTATGGGTTTCAGAACTGTCGGTAAGGCGTTCCGTGATCCCTCGCTTGCCAAGATTTACTCCATTGATGTGTGCTTCTTGAATAAAAATCGGTTCTTGCTCGCCGCTTGTGGCCATGGGGGCTTTTTGTCGGtctacggaggaggaggaggagaggatggTTGTGATGGAGACGTTGAAGGGGAAGAGAAAGGCGAAAGGGTAGAGCCGCTTCTGAGCTGGAAGGGCAGCTGGAGCTGGATATCGGGGGTGAACTTTGTCGAGGATAATCCGATGTTGATGGTCTCGAGTTCGAATGATGGGTTTGTTGTCGTTTGGGATATCACAAAGCAGCCAGCTTTGTCATCATCTTGCTCCCCTCCTGTTGTTGCCAAATTGATGGAGCTGCATGCGGGTGGGATCTTTGCCATGGACCGACTGGGTTGCTCGATTGCCACAGCTTCCAAGGACTCTTCTGTGGGAATTTCCAGGCTCACACCAGCAGGGAAGCTCGTGGCAGAGCGAAAAGTTACCAGCCATCACTCGGGAGTGATTAGGGGTGTTTGTTTTGG GTTGCCAGAACCTTGTGCTCTTACCATTAAATCGGAGCACTCAACAGGCATCAACACTGTGGAGTGGTGTACAAGAAAGTCTCTACTTCTTTCTGCTAGTAAAGATCCAACATTGCATCTTTATGATGTTAGAAACTCTGCTGGACCAGTTCTTAAACTTGAAGGCCATGTTGAGTCAACTACTAGAAGTTGTTACCAAATTTATAGACCCTGTTTTGTAGAAGGTGGGAAGACAATAGCTACACCTGGGCAAGGATCGAGAAAGATATCTTTGTATGATGTTGACAGTGGAACAATGATAAGCCAGGGGATGATTGGGTATGATGCTAATTTGGTTGTTTTTACAGACGGTGAAGAACATCCAAGACTTTGGTCAGCAGGAAGGCAAATAAACCAATTATGCCCATTGACAGTTTGA